The sequence AAAAGAACCCTAAGCTAAGCGGTTCATCTGTAATGGTCTCATCTTTGGGTTAGACTTGAGCCCAAcgccttttaattttaaaataagtgttacgtgcacacaaaaaaaaaatgaaaaaggaaactCTTTGCTTTAATATTCTATCAATCTTCTTTCTTCAACTCGAATTAAGGGTTTCGTTCGAAGTATCTTGTAACCGATAGCTACGTTTACTGCAATGAATAGCCATCACAAAAAAGAACTCTTCGAGTCCAGGGACGAAGGGGACAAGAGCCCCCCAGGTAATAAGCTACAACTCCTCCCTTTAGATATGGAGGTGGAGATACTGACTAGATTACCCGTGAAGTCTCTTATGAAGTTCCTATGCGTGTCCAAGACTTGGTCTTCCCTTATCCGAAGCCAAACATTCGCCGCTTCTTACTACGCTAGGTCCTATGAGACGCGTTCGAGGTTTAGGGTATTCGTCCATGGTGGTGCCCAGCGTCTCCTCATCTTCTCGGGAGAGGAGGaaactttctcttcttctttggatGCCAATCTAGACATGACAGTACCCTCAGTGACCTTGGCTCTCGGCGGCTCCAAGTGTACTTCCGTCCACGGCTTTTTCGGCTGTTGTCATGGTTCAAATTTCACTATATGTAACCCTAGCACGGGGCAAATCATTACCTTTCCCTGCAAGGGACCGTACACATCCTTGGGATACGATCCTGTTGATGATCAGTTCAAAGCGTTGACCCTGGTGCCAGCTCTGTATAGTAACCCTAGTTTCATAGTGCACGAGGTTATAACACTTGGAGgacgaggaggaagaggagtAGTATCTCGTAGTAATGTTACCTCTCCAACTTATTGCCCTATGACGAAGGGACTAAACATTAATGGTTTCATGTATTTTGGTGCTTGGGCTCCAAGTCACAGAACGACTCCtgtgtttgtgtgttttgaTGTTAGATATGAGAGGATACTAAGTTTTATCACAACGCCTAAGGATGTCCTGGTTTGTGAGGCTTTTTCAATATTGATAGAATACAAAGGGAAGCTAGCTGTCATCGTACCACGCCCTTCTGGTGATCCTTGTTTCGACTGTTTTGATCTGTGGATACTGGAGGATGTGACGAAACATGAGTGGTCCAAACAAACATTTGAGCTTCCCTTGTCTCTTCCCTTCACTGCTGGAATGGGTAAGAGAATGATCTCCCAGGGAACCAACAAGGCTGGTGAAATCATTTGCATTTGCTGACGAGGCgatggtttttctttttttcattcttttgtagtctttattttgtttattctaGTTCCATAGTTTTAATCTGATACCCAATAAATACCCCCATGCTAGAACCATGCCACCCCTGTGACTGGCTCACATTTctttctctcttgcatatggtgGGTGGCATTCATGTTTGCTATTCCGTTCTACTGCCAACTCCCTGTTCCTTGTAATACTACCTTATGTTAAAGTCAGATAATTCGACAAAAATCTTTTGGTCCTCTTTTGTACATCAGAAGCTAAGCTAACATAACAAAATCACACTTTACTATAGATTCAAACGGTATAATAAAGGTGGACGTCGAATCTTAATTAGACCACATGAAacttatatttcaaaatatttgaatttgcttacttgtttttttatctattttctcAGTTATTTATAGTTAGATATCACATAAGATTGAGCATAACGGACTCgtaattaaatttgattttgccaaaaaaaacttataaaaaaacaaattacttccAAGCTGCACCGCTCCGCAACTAGCTCGTGGTCCTGTgattattaaagaaaataaatacagGGATATATAGgggaaacaaattataaaagttGATATAGTATATTTATCTCCACTGACAAAATAAACCTTCGTATAAAAACGAACCAactttgatatttataaaagttgatATAATGCTTGC is a genomic window of Brassica napus cultivar Da-Ae chromosome A2, Da-Ae, whole genome shotgun sequence containing:
- the LOC125581504 gene encoding F-box protein At1g30790-like produces the protein MNSHHKKELFESRDEGDKSPPGNKLQLLPLDMEVEILTRLPVKSLMKFLCVSKTWSSLIRSQTFAASYYARSYETRSRFRVFVHGGAQRLLIFSGEEETFSSSLDANLDMTVPSVTLALGGSKCTSVHGFFGCCHGSNFTICNPSTGQIITFPCKGPYTSLGYDPVDDQFKALTLVPALYSNPSFIVHEVITLGGRGGRGVVSRSNVTSPTYCPMTKGLNINGFMYFGAWAPSHRTTPVFVCFDVRYERILSFITTPKDVLVCEAFSILIEYKGKLAVIVPRPSGDPCFDCFDLWILEDVTKHEWSKQTFELPLSLPFTAGMGKRMISQGTNKAGEIICIC